One genomic segment of Arthrobacter sp. Marseille-P9274 includes these proteins:
- a CDS encoding helix-turn-helix domain-containing protein: MAQANSAGPVSRGPALDQPVSSVGWRDTVARSLLHFDFDFDEPKSFTGAVSSRPFADLEFINMACGRHAAYRDASKINQSQRPEYLLTLQLSGEFRLTQDDRTAILKPGQFAFYDSSKPASVSSSDDYRSLCLKFPKKLVAASGEALDELTATRLDADSGLAPSVWALLSTLSETVDSVSNVNRYSTVSSVMNLVGAMLASQAGAPAPVRPEETRVSLLRRIHEYIDEHLGDPELGPQEVAGAHFISVRYLHSLFQESGTSVAASIRDRRVERCRIDLADPALTHVPAAAIARRWGFKGASHFGQIFKAATGLTPAEFRHRAGAGIR; the protein is encoded by the coding sequence GTGGCTCAAGCCAACTCAGCAGGACCCGTGTCGCGCGGTCCTGCACTGGACCAGCCCGTGTCGTCCGTCGGCTGGCGGGACACGGTCGCCCGATCCCTGCTGCACTTCGATTTCGATTTCGACGAGCCGAAGTCCTTCACCGGAGCGGTGAGCAGCAGGCCGTTCGCGGACCTTGAGTTCATCAATATGGCGTGCGGCCGGCACGCGGCCTACCGGGACGCCTCGAAAATCAACCAGAGTCAGCGCCCGGAATACCTGCTGACGCTGCAGCTCTCCGGCGAGTTCCGCCTCACCCAGGATGACCGGACGGCCATCCTCAAGCCGGGCCAGTTCGCGTTCTACGACTCCAGCAAGCCGGCGTCGGTTTCCAGCAGCGACGACTACCGGTCGCTCTGCTTGAAGTTTCCGAAGAAACTCGTGGCAGCCTCGGGCGAGGCACTGGACGAGCTCACTGCCACACGCCTCGACGCCGATTCAGGCCTGGCTCCCTCGGTGTGGGCTTTGCTGAGCACACTCAGCGAGACCGTCGATTCGGTTTCCAACGTCAACCGTTATTCGACCGTCAGCAGTGTCATGAACCTGGTCGGAGCGATGCTTGCCAGCCAGGCCGGCGCTCCCGCACCAGTACGCCCCGAAGAGACCCGCGTGTCCCTGCTGCGACGTATCCACGAGTACATCGACGAGCATTTGGGCGACCCGGAACTCGGTCCGCAGGAAGTCGCCGGCGCGCATTTCATATCGGTGCGGTACCTCCACAGCCTCTTCCAGGAGAGCGGGACCAGCGTCGCGGCATCGATCCGGGACCGAAGGGTGGAGCGCTGCCGCATCGACCTGGCCGACCCGGCACTCACCCACGTGCCGGCCGCCGCGATCGCCCGCCGCTGGGGCTTCAAGGGCGCCTCGCACTTCGGCCAGATCTTCAAGGCCGCAACCGGGCTGACACCGGCTGAATTCCGGCACCGCGCCGGCGCAGGAATCCGCTGA
- a CDS encoding NAD(P)/FAD-dependent oxidoreductase, which yields MSTDFTHDVAVIGGGAAGLSAAVALGRSLRSVVVIDAGEPRNAPSHAAHNVLGREGISPLELAATGRREAEQYGAEFREGRAVAARRVDGGFEVEYDGGASVRVRRLLLATGLIDELPDVPGVREHWGSSVLHCPYCHGYEVRGRRIGVLGTSDHNIHQALLFRQLSDDVTLFLNTMPEPEDAAWEQLAALDINVVRGKVERLRSEDDALRAVVLEDGNEYQLDAVVVAPCFVAQADLYEQLGGSLAEMPLGRFIEAGPMGETKIPGVWAAGNVSNLGSMVASAAGAGVLAGAAVNADLVNDDTRAAVRARADAAVGTQG from the coding sequence ATGAGCACTGATTTCACCCACGACGTCGCCGTCATCGGCGGCGGCGCAGCCGGCCTCAGCGCGGCAGTCGCCCTCGGACGCTCGCTGCGTTCCGTCGTCGTTATCGATGCGGGCGAGCCGCGCAACGCACCCTCGCACGCCGCGCACAACGTCCTCGGCCGGGAAGGCATCTCCCCGCTGGAGCTGGCCGCAACCGGTCGGCGCGAGGCCGAGCAGTACGGGGCGGAGTTCCGCGAGGGGCGGGCCGTCGCCGCGCGCCGCGTGGACGGCGGATTCGAGGTGGAGTACGACGGCGGTGCCTCCGTCCGCGTGCGGCGGCTGCTGCTTGCCACGGGACTGATCGACGAACTGCCGGATGTGCCGGGCGTGCGGGAGCACTGGGGAAGCAGCGTGCTGCACTGCCCGTACTGCCACGGCTACGAAGTGCGCGGCCGGCGGATCGGCGTGCTCGGGACCAGCGACCACAACATCCATCAGGCGCTCCTGTTCCGGCAGCTCAGCGACGACGTCACACTCTTCCTGAACACGATGCCCGAGCCGGAGGACGCCGCGTGGGAGCAGCTGGCCGCGCTGGACATCAACGTGGTGCGCGGGAAGGTCGAGCGGCTGCGCAGCGAGGACGACGCCCTGCGCGCCGTTGTGCTCGAGGACGGGAACGAGTACCAGCTGGACGCCGTCGTCGTCGCGCCCTGCTTCGTGGCGCAGGCCGACCTGTACGAGCAGCTCGGCGGCAGCCTGGCGGAGATGCCCCTGGGGCGGTTCATCGAGGCCGGCCCGATGGGCGAGACGAAGATCCCCGGCGTCTGGGCCGCCGGCAATGTCAGCAACCTCGGCTCCATGGTCGCCTCGGCGGCCGGAGCCGGTGTCCTGGCCGGCGCCGCCGTCAACGCCGACCTCGTCAACGACGACACCCGGGCCGCGGTCCGGGCACGCGCCGATGCCGCCGTCGGCACCCAAGGCTGA
- a CDS encoding iron-containing alcohol dehydrogenase produces MVTSLMLPRNLRVGGGAIEELPDVLTRLGAARPLLVTDSFLVGTGLAERLLAGLRNAGLDAGLFAGTVPDPTTDSLVAGVQAVQAHRADCLVGLGGGSPMDTAKALALLAVQGGEMRDYKAPRDNRGPALPVVAIPTTAGSGSEATQFTIITDSASDEKMLCTGQAFLPAAAIVDYELTVSMPPRLTADTGVDALTHAVEAFVSRKANAFSDGLALTAISTISRNIRRVYENGEDRQAREAMMFAATQAGIAFSNSSVALVHGMSRPIGAHFHLAHGLSNAMLFPAVTAFSVGGAEARYAECARSYGVAGEADSDALAAGRLVEALAVLCKDLDVPTPQTLGIEQARWQELAPLMAQQALASGSPGNNPVIPTAEEIEKLYAQIYS; encoded by the coding sequence GTGGTTACATCCCTCATGCTGCCCCGCAACCTGCGCGTGGGCGGAGGCGCCATCGAAGAACTGCCTGACGTTCTGACCCGTCTGGGCGCCGCCAGGCCCCTGCTGGTTACGGATTCCTTCCTCGTCGGCACAGGTCTCGCCGAAAGGCTGCTGGCCGGACTAAGGAACGCGGGCCTGGACGCAGGGCTGTTCGCCGGGACTGTTCCGGATCCCACCACCGACTCGTTGGTTGCCGGCGTACAGGCGGTCCAGGCCCACCGGGCCGATTGCCTGGTCGGCCTCGGCGGCGGTAGCCCGATGGATACAGCCAAGGCGCTCGCGCTGCTCGCCGTCCAGGGCGGAGAAATGCGCGACTACAAGGCTCCCCGGGACAACCGCGGTCCCGCCCTTCCGGTGGTCGCAATTCCAACCACCGCCGGCAGCGGCTCGGAGGCAACCCAGTTCACCATCATCACCGACAGCGCCTCCGACGAGAAAATGCTCTGCACCGGCCAGGCCTTCCTGCCGGCCGCGGCGATCGTCGATTACGAACTGACGGTGTCCATGCCCCCGCGGCTGACGGCGGACACCGGCGTCGACGCCCTGACCCACGCTGTGGAAGCATTTGTCAGCCGGAAGGCGAACGCCTTTTCCGACGGGCTGGCGCTGACCGCAATCAGCACCATCAGCCGCAATATCCGCAGGGTCTATGAGAACGGCGAGGATCGGCAGGCCCGGGAGGCGATGATGTTCGCCGCCACCCAGGCTGGCATCGCGTTTTCGAACTCCAGCGTCGCTTTGGTACACGGCATGAGCCGTCCCATCGGCGCGCACTTCCACCTGGCGCACGGGCTGTCCAACGCTATGCTGTTCCCGGCGGTCACGGCCTTTTCCGTCGGCGGTGCCGAAGCCCGGTACGCCGAATGTGCCCGGTCCTACGGCGTGGCCGGCGAAGCCGATTCGGATGCCTTGGCCGCCGGCAGGCTGGTCGAGGCGCTCGCGGTCCTGTGCAAGGACCTGGACGTCCCGACCCCGCAAACCCTGGGCATCGAGCAGGCCAGGTGGCAGGAGCTGGCCCCGCTGATGGCGCAGCAGGCGCTCGCCTCCGGGTCCCCGGGAAACAACCCGGTCATCCCGACTGCAGAGGAGATCGAGAAGCTGTACGCACAGATCTACAGCTGA
- a CDS encoding trans-aconitate 2-methyltransferase → MTTQHHHLSGQDQHGHRHDHSHEDYGGKAGVAELLELEAAALGTYSDEIAAWAAELVAAAPRTIVDLGCGTGAGSIALARRFPSAEVTAVDNSPHMLERVREAAARHRLASRIRTVPADLDEEWPGIREADLVWAASSLHEVARPDRILADAFSSLASNGLLVAIEMDTLPRFLPHDVGLGAPGLELRCHEALARAGWNAHPDWRLPLERAGFRIAAQRSFTPEARPGEAAGRYADAFLARVRRALDGELSAADRRTLDHLLDADNPDALLNRNDLAVRVSSTAWAARRP, encoded by the coding sequence ATGACGACGCAGCATCATCACCTTTCCGGGCAGGATCAACACGGGCACCGGCACGATCACAGTCACGAGGACTACGGCGGCAAGGCCGGCGTGGCGGAGCTGCTGGAACTCGAGGCGGCGGCCCTGGGGACCTACTCGGACGAGATCGCGGCCTGGGCCGCAGAGCTCGTCGCGGCAGCCCCGCGGACCATCGTCGATCTGGGCTGCGGCACCGGGGCCGGCAGCATCGCGTTGGCGCGGCGCTTCCCGTCGGCCGAGGTGACCGCCGTCGACAATTCCCCGCACATGCTCGAGCGCGTCCGGGAAGCCGCCGCCCGCCACAGGCTCGCCAGCCGCATCCGCACGGTGCCGGCGGACCTGGACGAGGAGTGGCCGGGCATCCGGGAAGCCGACCTGGTCTGGGCCGCGTCGTCGCTGCATGAAGTCGCGCGGCCGGACCGGATTCTGGCAGACGCCTTTTCCTCGCTGGCGTCGAATGGTTTGCTGGTGGCCATCGAAATGGACACCCTGCCCCGCTTCCTGCCCCACGACGTCGGACTCGGCGCACCCGGGCTGGAGCTCCGCTGCCACGAGGCCCTCGCCCGTGCCGGTTGGAACGCGCACCCGGATTGGCGGCTTCCGCTGGAGCGGGCGGGCTTCCGGATCGCGGCGCAGCGCAGCTTCACCCCCGAGGCGCGGCCGGGCGAGGCAGCCGGCCGCTACGCCGATGCCTTCCTGGCCCGCGTCCGGCGGGCCCTGGACGGCGAACTCTCCGCCGCCGACCGCCGGACCCTCGACCATCTCCTGGACGCCGACAATCCGGACGCCCTGCTCAACCGCAACGACCTGGCGGTCCGCGTTAGCAGCACCGCCTGGGCCGCCCGCCGTCCCTGA